ATTGCAGCCATACTCATTCTAATCCCCATGACTACACCTGCACAGACTCCTCCATGCAGTTTTTTAGCTTTTTCAAGAAACGTTGTGTATTCATCCATTTTTATCACTGATGATCATTAATCTACGAAATGTATATATAAACGTATCGATTGAACATGCTGAATTAAGATGGATTTCTGCATAAAAATTGAACAGGATAAATTCCTGTTCCTAAATTTCAAAGGTTTTAGGCAGGTATGTTTTAAATTGTCTGGTTGTTCAGTATGTTTTTCACATCGCTGTCTGTCAGGTTTACGTGGTAGAAATCTGAGTAAAATTCTTTAGTGAGTTTGGTCATGTTCAAGTTCTGGAATTTGTCGGGGTAAATTACTTTGGCAGTCCATGGTATCCCAATAATTGTGTTAACTGCTGGAGGATGGTCAAACCAGCTGAAAGGCGCATTTGGTGCCAGATAAACCCTGTGATTTTTTACTGCTGGAACTTCCTGCCATGAGGAATTGGAATAGACGCTGTTGTAGAACTGAGAGTTTTCAGTTATTATAACATCTGGGTTCCAGTTTAAAACCTGTTCCATGGATACCTGCGTCATACCTCCGCTTTTAAGGTTTGCAGGGACAGTAGCAACGTTAATTCCTCCACAAAGGTCTATTAAATGGCCGTGCATTGAGCCTGATGGGTCTGTCTGCAGTCCTGCTGTTCCTTCAGCGTAGTAAACCCTGACTTTCTGGTCTTGAGGTATGGTTGAAACTGTGCTGTTGACGGTTTGTGTCATGTTGTTGTAGAATGATATAAGTTTGTCTGCCTGTTCTTCTTCTCCAAGCAGCTGCCCTAGGAACTTAATGGAAGGAGCATACTGTGTTACGTTTGTGGTGTCCTGCACACCTACAACAGGAATGCTGCCCATATTTTTCTGCCGTTCAGTTATAGTGGAGTTTGGATCTCCCTGAATATTATAGCCCTCAAGCACAACATCGGGGTTCATTGATATGAATGTTTCGTAGTTACCTGTATTTTGACCGAACCAGCCACCTATTGTAGGTAGATTCTGGTATTTTGAAGGTATGTATTTCTTTGCTGAGTCTGTGAGGTTAAAGTTCCAGCCTCCTAGTTTATCTGGAGCCAGCATATAGACTGTTGTGGTTGTTGTTGGGGATGTAGATAAAACCATATTGATTTCACCAGGTACATGGACGGTTCTTCCCAGCATATCTGTGATAGTGGTATTTCCTGTGCCAGGAATTGCATTTGCATAATTCATGTACCCTGCTACCACTGCTATAACTGCAATAACGGCCACTACAGCCACTATAATCTTTTTATCCATTTAATTCACCTAATTTTAATTGTTAAATCTCTATTTGAAACATTATTGCATAAAATTTGTTTTTTTGTATATTTCGCTTTTAAATTCTTGTTTTAAGTAATATGTGTTGTATTATGTCCCCTTTAATGTCTATGTGCCTCCGTAATTTTTAATAGACACGTTTAGCTTTACATATCGCTTTAAATAAGCCATGACAACGTGCTATAAATTTAAATTAAAAGTAAAAGGATGCTAAATCCAGCTATAAATTAATAGAGCAATATCATGATCTTCTTACCTTTACGAGCTCGCCTACAATACTAACTGCAATTTCTTGAGGTGTTTCTGCATTAATGGAAAGTCCAATAGGGGAATAAACATTATCAACAGCTTCAGGGTCAAGTCCAATCTCTTTCATATGCTCGAGAACCATTTTCACTTTCCTTCTGCTCCCGATCATGCCCACATATTTGGTGTCTTTTTTCAGGGATTCTATAAGCACATCTCTGTCGAATTGATGTCCCCTTGTAACGATTACCACGTATTCACTTCCCGTGAAGTTTAAATGGTTGAAAACATCGTAAAATGACTCAACAAGGACTTCATCAGCATCAGGGAACCTCTCTTCATTTGCAAATTCCTCGCGGTCATCGATGATAACAACATAGAATCCTACCATCTTGGCAACTTTGGAGATGAACTGTGAAACATGCCCTGCACCAAAAACATAAAGAGGCGGCGCAATATGGAGTGATTCAATGATTGTCCCCTCTTTGAAGTGGAGATCTGTGTCATGGATATGTTTTAAGAAGGCTTTTTTATCCTCTTCGGATATATCATCTCCACTTATTTCTGCATTTTCTTCTACAGCTGTCTTAAGATATTTTTCTCCGTTGAATTGTGTTACAAGGACTCCATTTAACCCCATTCTTTTTAACTCTCCAAGGCGGCTGTAAAGTTTAAGATTTTTTTCATGCACTGGTTCTAAAAAAACATCTACGTCTCCACCGCAGATCATGCCGTCAGATGCCACTTCTTCACTGTCCATCCTTATGTGGATCATTTCAGGTTTTCCTGTTCCCAGTGTGGACATGGCCTGTTTATACACAATGTGTTCAAGATTACCCCCGCCAATGGTTCCATAAATTTTACCGTCTTCTCCGACAAACATTTTAGCACCTACATCTCGTGGAGCAGACCCATTTCTTGATATAACAGTTGCAATAGCTCCTATCTTGCCATTTTTTAGATAGTCTTCTACAATTTCGTACATGTTCATATTCATTGTTATCCCCGTGGATTTTTAATTAATAAACGTAATTTACGATATTTGGCTTTTATGTCTCTATAATTCAATTATTAACTATTCTATTCCTTTTTCCACCAGATTAATGCCCAATCAGGCTTATTATGTGGGAATTTAAACTTGGAATCATGTATTTTAACCATTTTTTCAGCCAGATATTCCCTTAAAATATCTTCCTCCGTTTGGTTCAGGTTTACCATTTTCCACCTGAAGGTTTCTATCGCTTCATCAACGCTGGAATAATAACTGCTGTTGTCGTACTTTAAAATTTCGATATTTGCATAAATTCCCAGCTCATAGAGCATGTTATATGCATATATATAAGTTGGATGTTGGTGAAATTCTCTTCCTATGATTTTTGATATTTCATTTTGAAATTTTACATTATTAGCGCCCCATAATGTGATATAAACGTATTTTTTAGCAATTTCATTGATTTCTTCAAGTATCTGTTTGATGTTATAAACTCCGTTTAGAGACCGCGACGCTACAACCACATCGTGGGGCTCTATATCCTTGTTTAACAGCACATCTTCCAGCCGCCTGTTAAGAGGGTTAATATTATTTAATCCATTTTCAAAAGCGTCTTTTTCCAGTAAATGGAGCATTTTTTTTGAAATGTCCACACATGTGACCTTTTTTGCTTTCCTGGCAAGGGGTATGGTTATATTACCGCTGCCGCACCCTATATCCAGTACGGTGTCCTCAGGTTCTAATTTTATTTTCTCCAAAAGCCTTCTGGAATAGTCATTTTTTCCCTTATTTTTTTTAAATTTGGGTGCTACATTATCCCATGATCTGGAGTTTTTTTTAGGTAATTTTCCAAGGGCATCGTTCCACAATTCGTTCCAGTCATATTTTACAATTTTTTCATTGTTAGGGTCTATTTTGATCACCTGATCCTGCAAATATTGAAGAAAATAAATAGCGAATTGAGCAGGATTGATTTTTTTGTCAATTATGAATCTGTTCGATATGTGTATATAAACATATCAGTTAAACATATAAGTTTAAAAAAAAGTAACAATATTGGAGTTATTTTATGGGCATGGGAATGCATGCCTTTCTGTGTTCGTCTACTTCCATTATTTTAACGTCTATGTTGTAGGCACGCCTCATGTTTTCTTCTGTAATAACACTTTCTGGCGTTCCCATTTCCATAATTGTCCCTCCGTTCATAATTGCGACTTTATTGGATGATAAGAAAGCATGATCTGGAAAGTGTGAAGTCATAATGACAGATAATCCATTTTCTGCCAGTTTATTTATAACATCGAGGGTACGTATCTGGTTTCCAAAGTCCAGATGTGATGTTGGTTCATCAAGAAGCAGTATTTGGGGTTGCTGGGCTAAAACTCTTGCTATGAGCACCATCTACCGTTCTCCCCCGCTGATTTCAGTGTAAGTTTTATCGGTCAGGTGGGAAATTCCAAGGCTTTTTAATGCCTCTTCAGCTATTTTGCAGTCTTTCTCTCCTGGAACTGATGTTAAACTTAAATGAGGTGCTCTGCCCATCAAAACAACATCGAAGACTGAAAATGCAAATGTTGAATTATGGGACTGGGGTATGTAACCTATTATCTTTGCTAAATCATTTTTATTCAGTGAATGAATGCTCTGGTTATTTATGAGTATATTTCCACTGTTTAATTTAAGCAGCCCATTCATACATTTGATTAAAGTTGATTTACCGGTTCCATTTGGACCTAATATGCATAGAACGTCTCCATTTTCAAGTGAAAGGTTCACATCATTAAAAATATCCTCTTTTTGATTGTAAGAGAATCCTGCATGTTTTATTTCAAGAATTTTGCTCATGACCATCCCTCGTAACCTTTATTGAGAAGATAAACGAAGAAAGGAGCTCCAATTATTGCGGTTAATATTCCTAGGGGTATTTCAATTGAGACTGCAGTCCTGCACACATCATCCACTAACAACAGGAAAAATGCGCCTAGTGCAATGCTTGCAGGTAAAAGTTTTCTGTGGTCTGGCCCTACAATCATCCTGGCTACGTGTGGTATTACCAGGCCGACCCAACCTATAATGCCGCTTATACTTACAGCGGCGGCAGTTAAAAGTGTACAGCATGTAATTACAAGTATTCTCAACTTGTCTATATTTATACCAAGCGCTCGGGCTTCATCATCACCCATAGAAAGAACGTTGAGTCTCCATCTTACCAGTAAAAGGGCTGTAAAACCGATTAATATAGGCACAATAATCATCATTATGCTACTGCTGTTAACAGAAGAAAGACTGCCCATAAGCCAGTATACAATTTCCGGCAGCTTGCTGTTAGGGTCTGCAAGGTACTTAATACAGGAGGTAAGTGCTGAAAACAGCGCACCGATGGCTATTCCTCCAAGTACCATCATTAAAATGGTGTTGCCCTTGAAGTTCCTGCTCAGGAAATAGGTAAGGCTGACTGCAATAAGGCCAAATCCAAATGCCATGACCTGTATCATTACTGGAGATGAGCCTAGTAAAATGGCCAGAGCGGCTCCAAACCCTGCACCTGCTGAAACACCGAGAATATCTGGAGATACCAGCGGGTTCTGGAATGTTCCCTGGAATGAGGCCCCTGAAACTGATAATGCAGCGCCGACTATCATTGCCGCTATTATTCTAGGTAACCTTATGTCCCAGACTACAGTGTAAACTGCAGGGGATAAATTTGTTTTAATTGGTAAAAGAGCCATTAGAACGTCTAATGGTGAAACAGGATATCTTCCTATTAAAAAGGATGCAAAAAATAAGATAACTGGCAGTAGTATTAAAATGCTTATTACAGATGTTTCCTTAATGGTTTTTTGAATTGATTTTTTAAGGGTCTGGGGACCTATTTTTTGGGTAGTAGTATCATTGCCCATTTTTTCCCTCCATGTGTGAAATTAAGTAAAGATGTATTGTATATTGCATGTCCATAAATAAAAAGGGGCAGGATACAGTATCCTGCCTGTATATTTATCTAATTTTAGGACATTTGATTGTTTAGTAAGTCTTGCACATCGCTGTCTGTTAAGTTGTAATGGTAGAAGTCTGAGTAAAATTCTTTTGTCAGTTTTGTCATGTTCAAGTTCTTGAATTTGTCGGGGTAGAGTGCTTTAGCTGTCCATGGTATCCCAATAATGGTGTTGACACCTGGAGGTCTATCAAACCAGCCTATAGGGGAAGTTGGTGCAAGATAAACCTTTTTATCCTGAACTGCTTTGACATCTTTCCATGATGAGTTGGAATAAACGCTGCTGTAGAACTGTTTGTCGTTGGTTATGATGATTTCAGGGTTCCAGCTGAGCACCTGTTCCATTCCAACCTGCGACATTCCCATTCCCTGTTTAACTGCTACCTGTGCCACGTTTATACCGCCACAGAGGTTTATAAGCTGGGAATGTGATGAGCCGCTTGGATCTGTCTGAAGACCAGATGGTCCCTCAGCATAATAAACAGTCACCTTTTCATTTTCTGGTATACTGGAAACTGTGCTGTTAACAGTTTTTGACACGTTGTTGTAGAATGATATCAGTTTATTTGCCTGTCCCTCTTCTCCAAGTATTTTTCCAATGAATTGGATGGAAGGAGTATAATTTGTGACATTTGTTGAACTTAAAACTGCCACTACGGATATACTACCCATTTTACTCTGCATATCACTTATTTGTGCTGCAGAAGAACTATTTCCGCTCACGCTCACGTCATCTAATATTAAAGAGGGGTTTGCTGCTATGAACGTTTCAGGGTTACCTGTGTATGTACCAAACCATCCTCCGATTACCGTCAGGTTCTGATATTTTTCAGGCATGTATTTCTTTGAATCAGCCGTTAAGTTTGAATTCCAGCCTCCAAGTTTATCGGGGGCTAACATGTAAACTATATTGGTTACAGGGGGAGATGTTGCAAGTACTGAGGTTACTTCACCAGGCACGTGAACAGTCCTCCCTGTCATATCTGTGAGGGTAGCGTTGCCTGTGCCGGGAATGGAGCTGCCAAGGCTTATGTATCCTGCCACAACCGCTACAATTACGATTACCGCTATTACTCCCACTGTAATTTTTTTATCCATTTTACCGCCTATATAACTTTAATTTATTTTTTCCACCACAGCAACATCCAGTTAGGATCATTGGTGGTGTATTCAAGGGTTCCATCGTCCCTTTCAACGAGTTTATTTTTCAAAAAGTCTTCAATTTTCACTTTTTTTTCTTCTCCGATATTACTGGCAGTCCACCCCAGTTTCCATATGCGGCGTTCTACTGCATCGTCTAAATTTTGATATATATGTCGGGATACACATTCAATCGGCTCTAAACTGGCATATATGCCCATCTGGTAGAGCATGTTGTATACATACATATAATCGGGGGAAATGTAGTGGGGTACACCTATAATTTTGGAAAGGTCTTTTTCGAACTGATGACTTGTTGCACTCCAGTGTGTCATGTATACATACTTTCTGGCAATGTTGTCTATCTTTTTAAGCTCTTTTTTAAGGTTAAGGACGTTTCCAAGTGATCGTGATGCTATTACTACATCATACTGGCCTATTTTGTCAGGGTCAAGGTCCTCAATTGAGCTTTGCATATATTCAATGTTTGAAATGCCCTTTTTTCGGGCGTTTTTTTCAACAAACTTCAGCATTTCACCTGACATGTCTACCGCAGTCACCTGTTTGACATGTTTTGCAACTTCAAGTGTAATGCTTCCATTGCCGCAGCCTAAATCCAGAACACTATAATTGGGTTCTTTATGGATTTTTGATGCTAAAATCTGGGGGTAGTCATCTGTTTTCATCCATTCATTGAATTTTGGTGCGATTTTATCCCACCGAGTTTTTTCATTTTCCCGGGGCATTTTCTGGAGTGCTTCGTTCCACATTCTGTTCCAATCAATATTATTTATATCCAAAATCGTTTTATTTTCTGTATTTATATTTACCGCCTCCAATTGCACTTAAATTAGATTATTTTTCTAATTTAGACTCACAAGGTAATTTGGTTAAATCAACTACCAGTTCTATGTGACAATGTTTTTTTTAATCGAGAAGTCTATATAAACGTATCGAAATGAATCAAACTTTTGTTAAAAATATGAACTGTGAAAAAAAGGGAGGAGGATATATTCTGGCCGCAATATATCCTGTAAAATTAATTTTTTGTCTATTCTGTCAGGTTTGATAATATTTTATCCCATGACTTTGAGCGCACGTTTTCCAGGTTCATGTTGTTCCGTTTTATAACTATATTCTGTTGAGGGCATACATTAGTGCAGACACCGCAGAGTATACAGTGATCAGGGTTCACATGAGCTTCCCCGTTCACAACTGTTATAGCGTTACATGGGCAAACATCATGACATGCATGGCAAGAATCACCTTTACATTCAGTGTTTCCGGTAGATATTTCACCTTCAAATGCTTTTATAACGGTTACTGCCTCTTTTGGACAGATATCCTCGCACCATCCGCATTTAATACAGTCTTCTTCATCTAAGATTAATTTACCTGTAACTGAATACTTTTCAGGGTCTAGCTCGTACTCTCCATAGGAACATAATCTGCATGCTGCCTTTATTGCATTTTCAGGACATGCTCGTTTACATACAAGGCAATATACACATTTGTCTTCGTCAACTGAGATGCTGTATGAATTTTTGCCTGTTTCTTTGATTTTAATGGCTTCTGCAGGGCACATTTCTTCACATATGCCGCAGTTTATGCATTCGTCTTCTTTAATTTCGATTTCACCAATTACAAGATCTGATCTTTTAGGGAGTGTTCTTGTAACAGTTATTGCATCTCTTGGACAGACGCTTTCGCATTTACGGCAGTATGCACAGGCATCATCATTAACAACTGTTTCATGGGACCATTTTGGGTACACTTCCATTTTGGCCATATCTTCGCCATTTATGCTGCATTTCATGGCTTTAAATGCACATGCAGATGCGCATAACCCGCACAAAGCGCATGTGTCTTCATTTACTGAAACATAATCCATTTTTAGCAGTCCTCTGGCTATAGGTAGGACTGGGCCTAACTTTAAGGAATTAGTTGGGCAGATATCTACGCATATCCCGCAGCCTATGCAGTTTTCGCTGTTGTAATCCAGGCAACGTACCTGATTGCCGTTTCTCTCTATTCTCATCTTTACCCTTCCTTAGATATTGCTTTATTTGGACAGCTTTGAATACATAAGTCACAATCGTCGCATTTTTCAGGTATCAGAAATACATCACCATCTCTTTCTTCTATTGCATTTTGTTCACAGATTTTTATGCATAGTCCTTCTCCAGGACAGTTTTGAATTTTACCACACTTTTCTGTATCAATTATCACTGGCATGATCATCACCACATATTTGTTATACTTGAATATGCGACATGCATATATAAACATATCTATTTAATTTTTGGATTGTCAAATTTAAATCAGTTAAATTTATAGAAAAGTTTGAAAAATAGATTATAATATAAGATGAGGCTGTCCAATAATTCAAAATCTGGAAGAAAATAAGGATGAATAGAACTTTTAATCCTTAAATACGTAAAATTTCAGCTGTAAAAATTAATCATGAGACGCCTTAAGGTAAAAAGATGGTTGTTATGCCAGATAAAAAAATGAGATATAAATTGGACGTAGAAATCGAAATGGGCGATAAAACCATATCTATGAACAATAAGAAATCTAAGCTTCTTCAATGTATAGATAAATATGGATCCATTGCTAAAGCGTCAAAAGAGACAGATATTCCCTATAGAACTGCCCTTAAGAATATAGAAATTATGGAAACAGAACTGGGTTCACCTATCGTGGTCACAAAAAGGGGTGGAAAAGGAGGTGGAGGCAGTAGCGAGCTTACAGATGAAGGCAAACAGGTTTTGTTCGAATTTATCAAAGTCAACAGGGCTTTAAAAAAACATGTTGATTTAAACGAAATGATAGGCACTATTTCTGCTGTAGATAACGAAAAACGGATTATGAAGGTTGCTTTAAATAGAAATGAAATAACTCTCCCAACTGCAGAAAATTTTGACGTTGGAGATGATGTCCTTATCTCGTTAAGTCCAGGTAGTATATTTGTAACCCTTGAGCCTCATGAGTCCAGTGTTAGAAACACATTTGGAGGAACAATAACTAAAATGCAGTTTAAAGACGATGCTGTGCGTCTTGATGTGGACGTTGGTGGATATAATATCGTCGCAGATATTACTGAACTTTCACGTGAAAAACTGGATTTAAATATTGGGAAAAGAGTATTTATTGGATTTAAAGCAGTTTCTGCAGATATAATCAAAATAGATTAATATTATTTATTTTTAATCAAATATTAAACTCTTTATCCATAGAAAACTATTTATATAACGACATGTAATGTATGACATGCCGATAGAACTTGAACCAAAGTAGAAATACTTTGGTCCCATCCACCTTAATCGGTCCTTCCATTATTATTTCTAAATGTTATATCTTTATGAACCGGAGAAAGTTACATACCCTCCAAGTCATGTCAAAATATTAATTTTGACCCGCAAAAATTTTTTAATTTTTGCTGGCTCCGGTTCTTTTAAAAGATTGATTTTCGATAAAATTGTAATTACTAAAAAAGAATTTTTCATACTTTTAATAAGAATTAAAAATTAGATCCATTGCGAATATGAATTGAACATTAT
This window of the Methanobacterium veterum genome carries:
- a CDS encoding class I SAM-dependent methyltransferase, with translation MWNEALQKMPRENEKTRWDKIAPKFNEWMKTDDYPQILASKIHKEPNYSVLDLGCGNGSITLEVAKHVKQVTAVDMSGEMLKFVEKNARKKGISNIEYMQSSIEDLDPDKIGQYDVVIASRSLGNVLNLKKELKKIDNIARKYVYMTHWSATSHQFEKDLSKIIGVPHYISPDYMYVYNMLYQMGIYASLEPIECVSRHIYQNLDDAVERRIWKLGWTASNIGEEKKVKIEDFLKNKLVERDDGTLEYTTNDPNWMLLWWKK
- the fwdF gene encoding tungsten-dependent formylmethanofuran dehydrogenase subunit FwdF; this translates as MRIERNGNQVRCLDYNSENCIGCGICVDICPTNSLKLGPVLPIARGLLKMDYVSVNEDTCALCGLCASACAFKAMKCSINGEDMAKMEVYPKWSHETVVNDDACAYCRKCESVCPRDAITVTRTLPKRSDLVIGEIEIKEDECINCGICEEMCPAEAIKIKETGKNSYSISVDEDKCVYCLVCKRACPENAIKAACRLCSYGEYELDPEKYSVTGKLILDEEDCIKCGWCEDICPKEAVTVIKAFEGEISTGNTECKGDSCHACHDVCPCNAITVVNGEAHVNPDHCILCGVCTNVCPQQNIVIKRNNMNLENVRSKSWDKILSNLTE
- a CDS encoding FecCD family ABC transporter permease translates to MQKTIKETSVISILILLPVILFFASFLIGRYPVSPLDVLMALLPIKTNLSPAVYTVVWDIRLPRIIAAMIVGAALSVSGASFQGTFQNPLVSPDILGVSAGAGFGAALAILLGSSPVMIQVMAFGFGLIAVSLTYFLSRNFKGNTILMMVLGGIAIGALFSALTSCIKYLADPNSKLPEIVYWLMGSLSSVNSSSIMMIIVPILIGFTALLLVRWRLNVLSMGDDEARALGINIDKLRILVITCCTLLTAAAVSISGIIGWVGLVIPHVARMIVGPDHRKLLPASIALGAFFLLLVDDVCRTAVSIEIPLGILTAIIGAPFFVYLLNKGYEGWS
- a CDS encoding TOBE domain-containing protein, yielding MPDKKMRYKLDVEIEMGDKTISMNNKKSKLLQCIDKYGSIAKASKETDIPYRTALKNIEIMETELGSPIVVTKRGGKGGGGSSELTDEGKQVLFEFIKVNRALKKHVDLNEMIGTISAVDNEKRIMKVALNRNEITLPTAENFDVGDDVLISLSPGSIFVTLEPHESSVRNTFGGTITKMQFKDDAVRLDVDVGGYNIVADITELSREKLDLNIGKRVFIGFKAVSADIIKID
- a CDS encoding iron ABC transporter substrate-binding protein, with protein sequence MDKKITVGVIAVIVIVAVVAGYISLGSSIPGTGNATLTDMTGRTVHVPGEVTSVLATSPPVTNIVYMLAPDKLGGWNSNLTADSKKYMPEKYQNLTVIGGWFGTYTGNPETFIAANPSLILDDVSVSGNSSSAAQISDMQSKMGSISVVAVLSSTNVTNYTPSIQFIGKILGEEGQANKLISFYNNVSKTVNSTVSSIPENEKVTVYYAEGPSGLQTDPSGSSHSQLINLCGGINVAQVAVKQGMGMSQVGMEQVLSWNPEIIITNDKQFYSSVYSNSSWKDVKAVQDKKVYLAPTSPIGWFDRPPGVNTIIGIPWTAKALYPDKFKNLNMTKLTKEFYSDFYHYNLTDSDVQDLLNNQMS
- a CDS encoding XdhC family protein, which gives rise to MNMNMYEIVEDYLKNGKIGAIATVISRNGSAPRDVGAKMFVGEDGKIYGTIGGGNLEHIVYKQAMSTLGTGKPEMIHIRMDSEEVASDGMICGGDVDVFLEPVHEKNLKLYSRLGELKRMGLNGVLVTQFNGEKYLKTAVEENAEISGDDISEEDKKAFLKHIHDTDLHFKEGTIIESLHIAPPLYVFGAGHVSQFISKVAKMVGFYVVIIDDREEFANEERFPDADEVLVESFYDVFNHLNFTGSEYVVIVTRGHQFDRDVLIESLKKDTKYVGMIGSRRKVKMVLEHMKEIGLDPEAVDNVYSPIGLSINAETPQEIAVSIVGELVKVRRS
- a CDS encoding iron ABC transporter substrate-binding protein; the encoded protein is MDKKIIVAVVAVIAVIAVVAGYMNYANAIPGTGNTTITDMLGRTVHVPGEINMVLSTSPTTTTTVYMLAPDKLGGWNFNLTDSAKKYIPSKYQNLPTIGGWFGQNTGNYETFISMNPDVVLEGYNIQGDPNSTITERQKNMGSIPVVGVQDTTNVTQYAPSIKFLGQLLGEEEQADKLISFYNNMTQTVNSTVSTIPQDQKVRVYYAEGTAGLQTDPSGSMHGHLIDLCGGINVATVPANLKSGGMTQVSMEQVLNWNPDVIITENSQFYNSVYSNSSWQEVPAVKNHRVYLAPNAPFSWFDHPPAVNTIIGIPWTAKVIYPDKFQNLNMTKLTKEFYSDFYHVNLTDSDVKNILNNQTI
- a CDS encoding class I SAM-dependent methyltransferase; the encoded protein is MIKIDPNNEKIVKYDWNELWNDALGKLPKKNSRSWDNVAPKFKKNKGKNDYSRRLLEKIKLEPEDTVLDIGCGSGNITIPLARKAKKVTCVDISKKMLHLLEKDAFENGLNNINPLNRRLEDVLLNKDIEPHDVVVASRSLNGVYNIKQILEEINEIAKKYVYITLWGANNVKFQNEISKIIGREFHQHPTYIYAYNMLYELGIYANIEILKYDNSSYYSSVDEAIETFRWKMVNLNQTEEDILREYLAEKMVKIHDSKFKFPHNKPDWALIWWKKE
- a CDS encoding 4Fe-4S binding protein, with the protein product MPVIIDTEKCGKIQNCPGEGLCIKICEQNAIEERDGDVFLIPEKCDDCDLCIQSCPNKAISKEG